The Streptococcus mitis region GTTCTGTCATCTTGTTTTCCAAGATGGCAATCTCTTCCTCTAAACCTTCGAGGTCAAAGAGACCCCCTGAAAGAAGCTAATTTTTCACGATTTGCGTCCATTTTCTGACGAATTTCTGAAATGTCCATAAATACTCCTTTTTTATATCGTTTTATTATACCATAATCTATCATTTCTTTCCATCTTTTGCTCTACTCCCCTTTTCATGAAAAAAGAAGCCTTTCGGCTTCCCTTCTTACAAAACTTTTGCTGAAGTACGAGTAATCTCTTCTACTTGAATATTCTCTGACTCAAATTTTTCTTTCAAGGCTGGTAAATCAATTGACCCTTCGATTTGAACTTCGATAATCACCTTACCATCTTTACGCGGAATATTAACTGTATGGGAAATATTCAAATTTTCTTCAACGATTAGAGAAACAATCTTACCAAGAACGCCGACTTCATTTTCCGTAACAAAGCGCACACGAATTCCTTCCTCACCATAACCAGCAATTTCAAGAAAGGCTTGAAAAACGTCACGGTCAGTAATAACTCCGTATACTTGATGGTTATCAACGACAGGAAGAATACCAATCTTATTTTTCAACATCAGATAAGTTGCATCCTCTAGACTCGCATAGCCTGAAACAGTGACAACATCGCGAATCATCACATCTTTTACTTTTGTCTTATTTAGAAGATAATTCATCTCATAGATAGAAAGACTGGTTGCTTTTGATGGACTAGTTTGGGCAATGGTTCCTTCAGTTACCAAACCAACCAATTGATCATTTTCGATAACAGGCAAGCGGTGCAACCCTTGCTCTCTCATCAAATCTGCTGCATGAGATACTGTTGTATCTGGACTAATATACACTACCTTGCGGGTCATAAAATCTTTAACTGCCATGAGACTTCTCCTTTTCTATTCTTATCCCTATTATACAATCTTTTTGTAAAACTATCAAACGCTTACATTTCTTTTTCAAAATTCAGAAAAGTTTGAATAAGCTAGCAAAAAGAGCTCTAAAATCGAGCTCTGTGAATGAAGGTAAAAAACGTTTCATTCGATTTTTTCAATTATTAGAAATTCATCTTTCAGTGTAGATGTAGATTTGTTTGCAATCTAAATAAGCTGACTTAAACAATCCACTGTATTCTGATGATTGCTTCGCAATCCCTATTCACCGATTAAAAAGGTCCCTCGGACTATAATGATGATTACTTCGTAATCTTCATCTGCTGACTAAAACAATCCACTGGATTTGATGATTGCTTCAGAATCTTCATCCACCGACTAAAAAGGTCCCCCGGACCTTTTTAGCCACCTAGATATGCTTTTCTGACTTCTTCTGACGAGGCGAGTTCTTTTCCTGTTCCTGATAGGACGATTTTCCCTGTTTCCAGTACATAGCCTCGGTCAGAGATTGCGAGTGCTTTATTGGCATTTTGTTCAATCAAGAGGACGGTTGTTCCTTGCTTCTGGATATCTTGAATGATATCAAAAATCTCTTGAATAAAGATTGGGGCAAGTCCCATTGAGGGTTCATCTAAAAGAAGAAGTTTTGGTGTTGACATAAGAGCGCGTCCCATGGCAAGCATTTGTTGTTCTCCTCCTGAAAGAGTAGCTGCGTCCTGGTTCTTCCGTTCTTCAAGACGAGGAAAGCGTGAGAAAACCTTCTTCAAGTTAGCTTGATTTTCTTCACGATTTTTCTTTAAGAAAGCTCCCATTTCAAGATTTTCCATAACAGTCAAGCCAGGAAAGACGTGGCGTCCTTCTGGAACTTGTGAAAGACCACCTGCCACGATTTTCTGAGCCGGCATTTTTTGGATTTCTTGACCTAAAAATTCAATCTTTCCTGAACTCGGTCTAACCAAACCAGACAAGGTACGGAGAATGGTTGTCTTACCTGCACCATTGGCACCGATAAGGGAAACTACCTCTCCTTCATTCACTTCAAAGCTTACATCACGGACTGCTTGGATCATACCGTAATGCACAGAAAGATTTTCAACTTTTAACATCGACATTAGGCTTCACCTCCTAGATAAGCTTCGATAACACGTTTATTGGTCTTAAT contains the following coding sequences:
- a CDS encoding ABC transporter ATP-binding protein, coding for MSMLKVENLSVHYGMIQAVRDVSFEVNEGEVVSLIGANGAGKTTILRTLSGLVRPSSGKIEFLGQEIQKMPAQKIVAGGLSQVPEGRHVFPGLTVMENLEMGAFLKKNREENQANLKKVFSRFPRLEERKNQDAATLSGGEQQMLAMGRALMSTPKLLLLDEPSMGLAPIFIQEIFDIIQDIQKQGTTVLLIEQNANKALAISDRGYVLETGKIVLSGTGKELASSEEVRKAYLGG
- a CDS encoding CBS domain-containing protein encodes the protein MAVKDFMTRKVVYISPDTTVSHAADLMREQGLHRLPVIENDQLVGLVTEGTIAQTSPSKATSLSIYEMNYLLNKTKVKDVMIRDVVTVSGYASLEDATYLMLKNKIGILPVVDNHQVYGVITDRDVFQAFLEIAGYGEEGIRVRFVTENEVGVLGKIVSLIVEENLNISHTVNIPRKDGKVIIEVQIEGSIDLPALKEKFESENIQVEEITRTSAKVL